A portion of the Bacteroides faecium genome contains these proteins:
- a CDS encoding pectinesterase family protein: MKENRSKLVLLLAVAFVLCSAFRADKPVVTIFMIGDSTMANKKLDGGNPERGWGMVLPGFFSEDIKIDNHAANGRSSKSFITEGRWAKVISKVKKGDYVFIQFGHNDEKADSTRHTEPGTTFDDNLRRYVNETRAKGGIPVLFNSIVRRNFVQPQDASITKDIRRTPGEKEQPKEGTVLFDTHGTYLDSPRNVAKELGVVFIDMNKITHDLVQELGPVESKKLFMFVAPNQIPAFPKGREDNTHLNTYGARTIAGLAVDAIGKEIPELAKYIRHYDYVVAQDGSGDFFTVQEAINAVPDFRKNIRSTILVRKGTYKEKIIIPESKINISLIGEDGAVLTNDDFANKKNVFGENMGTSGSSSCYIYAPDFYAENITFENSSGPVGQAVACFVSADRAFFKNCRFLGFQDTLYTYSKQSRQYYEDCYIEGTVDFIFGWSTAVFNRCHIHSKRDGYVTAPSTDKGKKYGYVFYDCKLTAEPEATKVYLSRPWRPYAQAVFIRCELGKHILPEGWNNWGKKENEKTAFYAEYESRGEGANPKARAAFSRQLKNLKGYGIKTVLAGDDGWNPVEDGNKLLDVKR, translated from the coding sequence ATGAAAGAAAATAGAAGTAAATTAGTACTGTTGTTGGCAGTCGCCTTTGTTCTCTGCTCTGCATTTCGCGCGGACAAACCTGTCGTAACTATCTTTATGATAGGGGATTCGACTATGGCTAACAAGAAGTTGGACGGTGGAAATCCTGAACGTGGCTGGGGAATGGTACTTCCCGGATTTTTCTCTGAAGACATAAAGATAGACAATCATGCTGCCAACGGACGCAGTTCCAAGAGTTTTATTACCGAAGGACGTTGGGCAAAAGTCATCTCCAAAGTGAAGAAAGGCGATTATGTCTTTATCCAGTTCGGGCATAATGATGAAAAAGCGGATTCTACCCGCCACACCGAGCCGGGAACTACTTTCGATGACAATCTCCGCCGTTATGTAAACGAAACCCGTGCGAAAGGCGGCATCCCCGTATTGTTCAATTCTATCGTCCGCCGTAACTTTGTCCAACCGCAAGATGCTTCCATCACTAAGGATATCCGCCGGACACCGGGGGAAAAAGAGCAACCCAAAGAAGGGACGGTCTTGTTCGATACGCATGGAACTTATTTGGATTCCCCCCGCAATGTAGCGAAAGAACTCGGAGTCGTATTTATTGATATGAACAAAATCACTCACGACTTGGTGCAAGAGCTTGGACCGGTAGAATCGAAAAAGCTTTTTATGTTTGTCGCCCCTAATCAGATTCCCGCTTTCCCGAAAGGTCGTGAAGACAATACCCACTTGAATACCTACGGAGCGCGAACCATCGCAGGCCTGGCTGTTGATGCCATCGGCAAGGAAATTCCCGAACTGGCAAAATATATCCGTCATTACGATTATGTGGTAGCCCAAGACGGTAGCGGTGATTTCTTTACCGTGCAGGAAGCAATCAATGCCGTCCCCGACTTCCGTAAAAATATCCGTAGCACGATTCTCGTTCGCAAAGGCACTTATAAAGAAAAGATTATCATCCCTGAAAGTAAGATTAACATCTCCTTGATAGGAGAAGACGGCGCAGTACTGACTAATGACGATTTCGCCAATAAGAAAAACGTATTCGGTGAAAACATGGGAACTTCCGGTTCGTCCAGTTGCTATATCTATGCCCCGGACTTTTATGCGGAAAATATCACATTCGAAAACTCATCCGGTCCTGTAGGACAAGCCGTCGCATGCTTTGTTTCTGCCGACCGTGCATTTTTCAAGAATTGCCGTTTCTTAGGCTTCCAGGATACTCTTTACACTTACAGCAAACAAAGCCGTCAATATTACGAGGACTGCTACATCGAAGGAACCGTCGATTTTATCTTCGGCTGGTCTACCGCTGTTTTCAACCGCTGCCATATTCACAGCAAGCGTGACGGCTATGTGACTGCTCCCTCTACCGACAAAGGGAAAAAGTACGGCTATGTCTTTTACGACTGCAAGCTCACCGCAGAACCGGAAGCCACAAAAGTATATCTTTCCCGTCCCTGGCGTCCGTATGCCCAAGCCGTATTTATCCGTTGTGAACTGGGAAAACACATTCTTCCCGAAGGTTGGAACAACTGGGGCAAAAAGGAAAACGAGAAAACTGCCTTTTACGCCGAATATGAGAGCCGTGGCGAGGGAGCCAATCCTAAAGCGCGTGCTGCCTTCTCCCGTCAGTTGAAGAATCTGAAAGGATATGGGATAAAAACAGTTCTGGCAGGAGATGATGGTTGGAATCCGGTAGAAGATGGAAATAAGTTGTTGGATGTAAAACGTTGA